A stretch of the Mustela nigripes isolate SB6536 chromosome X, MUSNIG.SB6536, whole genome shotgun sequence genome encodes the following:
- the DUSP21 gene encoding dual specificity protein phosphatase 21 → MTTSPCPVPAQAARQPSVHGLSQITSSLYISNGVAANNKLMLSSNHITTVINVSVEVVNTFYEDIQYVQVPVADAPSSRLYDFFDPIADHIHSVEMKQGRTLLHCAAGVSRSAALCLAYLMKYHAMSLLDAHTWTKSCRPIIRPNNGFWEQLIHYEFKLFSKNTVHMINSPVGVIPDVYEKEVRLMMPM, encoded by the coding sequence CCACGGCCTCTCCCAGATAACCAGCAGCCTGTACATCAGCAACGGCGTGGCGGCCAACAACAAACTCATGCTGTCCAGCAACCACATCACCACGGTCATCAACGTGTCAGTAGAAGTGGTCAACACTTTCTATGAGGATATCCAATACGTACAGGTGCCGGTGGCTGATGCTCCAAGCTCACGTCTCTACGACTTTTTTGACCCAATCGCCGACCACATCCACAGCGTGGAGATGAAGCAGGGCCGCACGTTGCTGCACTGTGCCGCCGGGGTGAGCCGCTCCGCAGCGCTCTGCCTCGCCTACCTCATGAAGTACCATGCCATGTCGCTGCTAGACGCCCACACGTGGACCAAGTCGTGCCGCCCCATCATCCGGCCCAATAACGGCTTTTGGGAACAGCTCATCCACTATGAGTTCAAGCTGTTCAGCAAGAACACTGTACACATGATCAATTCCCCAGTGGGCGTGATCCCTGACGTCTATGAGAAAGAGGTCCGTTTGATGATGCCGATGTGA